In a genomic window of Pontibacter liquoris:
- a CDS encoding 6-pyruvoyl trahydropterin synthase family protein, translated as MSRIRITRRFTFEAAHALQHYNGACRNIHGHSYKLEVTVIGTPISAEKDPKNGMVLDFGDLKKLVQESILEAVDHALVLRSDNPPELIAPLRLLHHKLLLTPYQPTCENMLLDFKTRLSNVLPEHVTLHSLKLWETEIAFAEWYASDQN; from the coding sequence ATGAGCCGGATCCGGATTACGCGCCGCTTCACTTTTGAAGCGGCGCACGCCCTGCAGCACTACAACGGCGCCTGCCGCAACATCCACGGCCACTCCTATAAGCTCGAGGTAACCGTCATCGGCACACCGATCAGCGCCGAAAAGGACCCGAAAAACGGCATGGTGCTAGACTTTGGCGATCTGAAAAAGCTGGTGCAGGAAAGTATACTCGAAGCGGTAGATCATGCGCTGGTACTGCGTAGCGACAACCCGCCGGAACTAATAGCGCCCCTGCGCCTGCTGCACCACAAGCTCCTGCTCACCCCCTACCAACCCACTTGCGAGAACATGCTGCTGGATTTTAAAACCAGGTTATCAAATGTCCTGCCGGAACACGTTACGCTGCATAGCCTGAAGCTCTGGGAAACCGAAATCGCTTTTGCTGAGTGGTATGCATCGGATCAAAACTAA
- a CDS encoding ABC transporter permease, whose product MNRIIKYVLYDIIRSKIILAYTLFLLVLSVGLFNLGGDPGKAILSLLNLVLLTVPLISIVFATTHFYNSYEFIELLMAQPVNRKKIFLSEFLGVACSLSGAFILGVGAPVLLYGASLTGLYLVLTGVFITFIFVALAFLASVITRDKAKGIGIALLLWFYFALLYDGIVLFILYYFSEYPLETATLAMAALNPIDLGRILVLLHLDVSALLGYTGALYKSILGSLWGVGLSFGLLLVWVLLPVLGASRIFTKRDI is encoded by the coding sequence ATGAACCGGATCATTAAATATGTACTTTACGACATTATCAGAAGCAAAATTATACTTGCCTATACGTTGTTTCTGCTGGTGCTGTCGGTGGGTTTGTTTAACCTGGGCGGAGACCCGGGCAAAGCTATTCTGAGTTTGCTGAACCTGGTGCTGCTCACCGTGCCGCTCATCAGCATTGTGTTTGCCACCACGCATTTCTACAACTCCTATGAGTTTATTGAGCTGCTGATGGCCCAGCCTGTGAACCGCAAAAAAATATTCTTGAGTGAGTTCCTGGGCGTTGCCTGCTCCCTGTCCGGGGCGTTTATACTTGGCGTGGGCGCTCCGGTGCTGCTCTATGGTGCCAGCCTGACGGGTTTATACCTGGTGCTGACAGGCGTTTTCATCACCTTTATTTTTGTGGCCCTTGCCTTTCTGGCTTCCGTCATTACCCGCGACAAAGCCAAAGGCATTGGTATAGCGCTGTTGCTGTGGTTTTACTTTGCCCTGCTCTATGACGGCATCGTGTTATTTATACTTTACTACTTCAGCGAATATCCCCTGGAAACAGCTACGCTGGCGATGGCGGCGCTCAACCCCATCGACCTGGGGCGTATCCTGGTATTGCTGCACCTGGATGTATCGGCGCTGCTGGGCTATACCGGAGCCTTATATAAAAGTATTTTAGGCAGTCTCTGGGGCGTGGGGCTCTCGTTTGGGTTGTTGCTGGTATGGGTGCTGCTGCCGGTACTGGGCGCCAGCCGCATCTTTACAAAACGGGATATTTAA
- a CDS encoding ABC transporter ATP-binding protein, protein MIAIENLSKSYGRLQVLRNVSVSFGPGKVVSIIGPNGTGKTTMIKCLLGMVLPDGGDVKLNGQSVLRQHAYRSQLGYMPQIGRYPENMKIRQVFNMLKDIRKDAPVLDEELVGLYGLEQLYDKRMGSLSGGTRQKVSAALAFLFNPQVLILDEPTAGLDPISAEILKSKILKEKKKGKLVLITSHIMSEVEEVADEVLCLMDGHLKFYETIAALKAQTNEERLSRAIAKIMHGEED, encoded by the coding sequence ATGATAGCGATAGAAAATTTAAGCAAGTCGTATGGCCGGCTGCAGGTGCTCCGCAACGTGAGCGTTAGTTTTGGCCCCGGCAAAGTGGTGTCTATTATTGGGCCTAACGGCACGGGCAAAACCACCATGATCAAGTGCCTGCTGGGCATGGTGCTGCCCGACGGCGGCGATGTGAAGCTCAACGGCCAGAGCGTACTGCGGCAGCACGCCTACCGGAGCCAGCTGGGCTATATGCCCCAGATCGGCCGCTACCCCGAAAACATGAAAATTCGCCAGGTATTCAATATGCTGAAGGATATCCGCAAGGATGCTCCCGTGCTGGATGAGGAACTGGTGGGCCTTTACGGGCTGGAACAACTATACGACAAGCGGATGGGATCGCTCTCGGGCGGCACCCGGCAGAAAGTAAGCGCCGCGCTGGCCTTCCTCTTCAACCCGCAGGTGCTCATCCTCGACGAGCCAACCGCCGGCCTGGACCCCATCTCGGCAGAGATCCTGAAAAGTAAGATCCTGAAAGAAAAGAAAAAAGGGAAGCTGGTGCTCATCACCTCCCACATCATGAGCGAGGTGGAAGAAGTGGCCGACGAGGTGCTGTGCCTGATGGATGGGCACCTTAAATTCTACGAAACCATTGCCGCCCTGAAAGCGCAGACAAACGAGGAGCGCCTCAGCCGCGCCATTGCTAAAATTATGCACGGAGAGGAGGATTAA
- a CDS encoding nitrous oxide reductase family maturation protein NosD, with product MKSRSKRIVQSIALCLLLLLCAPVQAATWQVCATCPQRSIRQAIAQANPGDSVVVTGGVYREGNIEIRKPLFLIGRQRPVLDGRHKGEILTIRASHVTVQGFTLKDVEVSYLSDYAAIRVAEASHVRILDNRILNAFFGIYLQRASNCEIGGNRVQGQGKTETSSGNAIHLWYCQAINVHDNQVSGHRDGIYFEFATNSRIRHNLSQGNLRYGLHFMFSDGNVYQRNTFRHNGAGVAVMYTKNIVMQQNLFEDNWGAAAYGLLLKDISRSVIRGNTFRRNTAGIYLEGSSKLQVEHNNFEGNGWALRVLSNCEADTFRLNNFTGNTFDVATNGNTMLNFFSGNYWDKYNGYDLNKDKVGDVPYRPVSLYSMLVEHVPPSVMFMRSFIVDLMDKVEKVLPSIIPDQLIDEQPVMKRIEV from the coding sequence ATGAAAAGCCGCAGTAAACGTATCGTCCAAAGTATAGCCCTCTGCCTGCTGCTGTTGCTTTGCGCGCCGGTGCAGGCCGCTACCTGGCAGGTATGCGCCACCTGTCCGCAGCGCTCCATCCGCCAAGCCATTGCCCAGGCAAATCCCGGCGACAGCGTGGTGGTAACAGGCGGTGTGTACCGCGAAGGCAACATCGAGATCCGCAAGCCCCTTTTCCTGATCGGCCGGCAACGCCCGGTGCTGGACGGCCGGCACAAAGGCGAGATCCTCACCATCCGGGCCAGCCACGTTACCGTGCAGGGCTTTACCCTGAAAGATGTGGAAGTGAGTTACCTGAGTGATTATGCCGCCATCCGGGTGGCCGAAGCCAGCCATGTGCGCATCCTGGACAACCGGATTCTGAACGCTTTTTTCGGCATTTACCTGCAGCGCGCCAGCAACTGCGAAATAGGAGGCAACCGGGTGCAGGGGCAGGGAAAAACCGAAACCTCGTCGGGCAACGCCATTCACCTCTGGTACTGCCAGGCCATCAACGTGCACGACAACCAGGTATCGGGCCACCGAGACGGCATTTACTTTGAGTTTGCCACCAACAGCCGCATCCGGCATAACCTAAGCCAGGGCAATCTGCGCTATGGCCTGCACTTTATGTTCTCGGATGGCAACGTGTACCAGCGCAACACCTTCCGGCACAATGGCGCGGGCGTGGCCGTGATGTATACCAAGAACATTGTGATGCAGCAAAACCTGTTCGAAGATAACTGGGGCGCAGCCGCTTATGGTTTGTTGCTCAAGGATATCAGCCGGAGTGTGATCCGGGGCAATACCTTCCGGCGCAATACGGCGGGCATTTACCTGGAGGGCTCCAGCAAACTGCAGGTTGAACACAACAATTTTGAAGGAAACGGCTGGGCGCTGCGCGTGCTCTCCAACTGTGAGGCCGACACGTTCCGGCTCAACAACTTTACCGGCAATACCTTTGATGTGGCCACCAACGGTAACACTATGCTCAACTTCTTTTCGGGCAACTACTGGGACAAGTATAACGGCTACGACCTGAACAAAGACAAGGTAGGCGATGTGCCTTATCGCCCGGTAAGCCTGTATTCGATGCTGGTGGAGCACGTGCCGCCCTCGGTGATGTTTATGCGCAGCTTTATTGTAGACCTGATGGACAAGGTGGAGAAAGTGCTGCCCAGCATCATTCCGGACCAGCTGATTGACGAACAACCGGTGATGAAACGAATAGAAGTATGA
- a CDS encoding nitrous oxide reductase accessory protein NosL — MKTHFTLVWGICLWLLISCQVAPKPIAYGQVNCAHCNMTVSDSRFGAELVSAKGKVYTFDSAECLAAYLNDNPGKKKDAAYVLVTDFSNPKQLVDARKATFLQSAKLASPMGMSLTAFADNATAGQFRQQHQGRLLTWEQTLLVVQKNEKPQ; from the coding sequence ATGAAAACGCATTTCACGCTGGTATGGGGCATCTGCCTCTGGTTGCTGATCAGTTGCCAGGTGGCGCCCAAACCCATTGCTTATGGCCAGGTAAACTGCGCTCATTGCAACATGACCGTTTCCGACAGCCGCTTTGGCGCCGAGCTGGTGAGCGCAAAAGGCAAGGTTTATACGTTTGATTCGGCCGAATGCCTGGCCGCTTACCTCAACGACAATCCCGGGAAGAAAAAAGACGCTGCCTATGTGCTGGTAACAGATTTTTCGAACCCAAAGCAGCTGGTTGATGCCCGCAAAGCCACTTTTCTGCAGAGCGCAAAGCTGGCCAGCCCCATGGGCATGTCGCTGACTGCCTTTGCCGATAACGCTACTGCCGGGCAGTTCCGGCAACAGCACCAGGGCCGGCTGCTAACCTGGGAGCAAACCCTGTTAGTTGTACAAAAAAATGAAAAGCCGCAGTAA
- the nosZ gene encoding Sec-dependent nitrous-oxide reductase: METLYKKVNKAALLLAVAAGAALQSCSGIESSQANTAVASQADADAATKVYVAPGKHDELYSFMSGGFSGQVSVYGIPSGRQLKVIPVFSQNPENGYGYTEESKAMLNTSFGFVPWDDLHHPKLSRTDGMTDGRWLFVNANNTPRVARLDLKTFETAEIMEIPNSAGNHCSPYPTNDNEYVIAGTRFSVPINVEGKYEDVNFSEYKDKFKGSISFVKVDKKTGDMDLDFQVLVPGFDYDLANGGKGPSSDWVFFTTYNTEQASTLKEIGASQNDKDFLAAINWKLAAKYAREGKTHEMPAYYYHNKLDEKTHIATSEIKKKVRILLPEECPGLMYLIPVPKSPHGIDVDPSGEFMIVSGKLASIIPVHSFSNMLKTIEKKDFIGDVGGIPILRYESVLAGEVKEPGLGPLHTEFDGKGNAYTSMFVSSEVVKWKLKDFKVVDRIPVYYSVGHLVIPGGDTKKPYGKYLIAMNKITKDRYLPTGPELAHSAQLIDISGEKMKLLLDFPTIGEPHYAQAIEAGKIAPNSVKFYSLEENSHPQATKKESDTRVERKGNQVHVYMTAIRSHLTPDNIEGVNVGDEVYFHVTNLEQDWDVPHGFAIMGNNNAELLIMPGATQTLKWVPQKAGIVPMYCTDFCSALHQEMQGYIKVSPKGVKTPVAFSTGGKKPAA, from the coding sequence ATGGAAACCTTGTACAAAAAAGTGAATAAGGCTGCTCTGCTGCTGGCAGTGGCCGCCGGTGCTGCGCTGCAAAGCTGCAGTGGTATCGAATCATCGCAGGCCAATACGGCCGTTGCTTCGCAGGCTGATGCCGATGCAGCCACCAAAGTATATGTGGCGCCAGGCAAGCACGATGAACTCTACTCGTTTATGTCGGGTGGTTTCAGCGGCCAGGTGTCAGTATACGGCATCCCCTCCGGCAGGCAGTTAAAAGTGATTCCGGTGTTCTCGCAGAATCCGGAGAATGGCTACGGCTACACCGAGGAGTCGAAGGCGATGCTTAACACCTCCTTTGGCTTTGTGCCCTGGGACGATCTGCACCACCCCAAGCTTTCACGCACCGATGGCATGACGGACGGCCGCTGGCTGTTTGTGAACGCCAACAATACCCCACGGGTAGCCCGTCTCGACCTCAAAACCTTTGAGACCGCCGAGATCATGGAGATTCCCAACAGTGCCGGTAACCACTGCTCGCCATACCCCACCAACGACAACGAGTACGTGATTGCGGGTACCCGCTTCAGCGTGCCCATCAACGTGGAAGGCAAGTATGAGGACGTGAACTTCAGCGAGTATAAAGACAAGTTCAAAGGGTCTATCTCGTTTGTGAAGGTAGATAAAAAGACCGGCGACATGGACCTGGACTTCCAGGTGCTGGTGCCCGGCTTTGACTATGACCTGGCCAATGGCGGCAAAGGCCCTTCTTCGGACTGGGTATTCTTTACTACCTACAACACCGAGCAGGCCAGCACACTCAAAGAGATCGGCGCTTCGCAGAACGACAAGGATTTCCTGGCGGCTATTAACTGGAAGCTGGCAGCCAAGTATGCCCGCGAAGGCAAGACGCACGAAATGCCAGCTTACTATTACCACAACAAGCTGGATGAGAAAACGCACATTGCCACTTCCGAGATAAAGAAAAAAGTGCGCATCCTGCTGCCCGAAGAATGCCCCGGGCTGATGTACCTGATCCCCGTGCCTAAATCACCGCACGGCATCGACGTGGACCCTTCGGGCGAGTTTATGATCGTGAGCGGCAAGCTGGCTTCCATCATTCCGGTGCACTCTTTCTCTAACATGCTCAAAACCATCGAGAAGAAAGATTTTATCGGCGATGTGGGCGGCATTCCGATCCTGCGTTACGAATCCGTGCTGGCAGGTGAGGTGAAAGAACCGGGCCTGGGACCGTTGCACACCGAGTTCGACGGCAAAGGCAACGCTTATACTTCCATGTTCGTGTCTTCGGAAGTAGTGAAATGGAAGCTGAAAGACTTTAAAGTAGTGGACCGCATTCCGGTATATTACTCAGTTGGTCACCTGGTGATACCTGGCGGCGATACCAAAAAGCCTTACGGCAAGTACCTGATCGCCATGAACAAGATCACCAAAGACCGCTACCTGCCTACTGGCCCTGAACTGGCGCACTCAGCCCAGCTGATCGATATCAGCGGCGAGAAAATGAAGCTGCTGCTCGACTTCCCGACCATTGGCGAGCCGCACTATGCGCAGGCCATCGAAGCGGGTAAAATAGCACCCAACAGCGTGAAGTTCTACAGCCTGGAAGAGAACAGCCACCCGCAGGCCACCAAAAAGGAAAGCGATACGCGGGTAGAGCGCAAAGGCAACCAGGTGCACGTGTACATGACGGCGATCCGAAGCCACTTAACGCCCGATAACATCGAGGGCGTGAACGTGGGCGACGAAGTATACTTCCACGTGACCAACCTGGAGCAGGACTGGGATGTGCCCCACGGATTTGCCATCATGGGTAACAACAACGCCGAGCTGTTGATCATGCCGGGCGCTACCCAGACCCTGAAGTGGGTGCCCCAGAAAGCCGGCATTGTGCCCATGTACTGCACCGACTTCTGCTCTGCGCTGCACCAGGAGATGCAGGGTTACATCAAAGTGTCTCCTAAAGGCGTGAAAACGCCGGTAGCCTTCTCCACTGGAGGTAAAAAGCCAGCTGCTTAA
- a CDS encoding c-type cytochrome: MKIRNRKNKVSASGLSLGAMLLLAVMGLYSCTSGESEGTGAEAYAQDQPASTEAAAPETAAVADEGKGVGPVTTVEVGADIDAALAGTGKGLFEAKCSACHQLTDQKVVGPGLAGVTERRKPEWVMNMILNPEEMTKQDPTAKKLLAEHLTQMTNQNVNEQDARAILEYFRQNDKAI; encoded by the coding sequence ATGAAAATCAGAAACAGAAAAAACAAAGTAAGCGCTTCCGGTCTGTCGTTGGGTGCCATGCTGCTGTTGGCGGTTATGGGGCTTTACAGCTGTACATCCGGCGAAAGCGAAGGCACAGGTGCCGAAGCTTATGCCCAGGACCAGCCGGCCAGTACCGAAGCGGCTGCTCCTGAAACAGCTGCAGTGGCAGACGAAGGCAAAGGAGTAGGCCCTGTGACCACGGTGGAAGTAGGCGCCGACATTGACGCGGCCCTGGCCGGTACGGGCAAAGGCTTGTTTGAAGCTAAATGCTCGGCCTGCCACCAGCTCACCGACCAGAAGGTAGTAGGTCCGGGCTTGGCTGGCGTAACAGAACGCCGCAAGCCGGAGTGGGTCATGAACATGATCCTGAACCCCGAAGAGATGACAAAACAGGACCCGACCGCCAAGAAACTGCTGGCCGAGCACCTGACCCAGATGACGAACCAGAATGTGAACGAGCAAGACGCCCGCGCTATTCTGGAGTACTTCCGCCAGAACGATAAAGCGATCTAA
- a CDS encoding nitric-oxide reductase large subunit: protein MKYKKLWIGFIVVIIGSFSVLGYFGSEIYRQAPPIPDKVVSASGKVLFTGEDIRNGQNVWQSIGGQELGSVWGHGAYVAPDWTADWLHKEAIFMLDAWAKEAKGTTYARLDAENRAMLQARLQKQVRANTYNKATGTITVSDARAEAVASVSQFYAGLFTNNPEMAKYRDAYAIADNAIKDPERMRQMNAFFFWATWACVTERPGSEVTYTNNWPAEELVGNRPSSDLIIWTGFSVIILIGGIGLLAYYYASHKDEELDIERLPKQDPLLGLQATPSMRATLKYFWVVTALILVQIAMGIVTAHYGVEGQKLYGMPLSEILPYSVSRTWHVQLAILWIATSWLATGLYIAPAVSGYEPKFQRLGVNFLFICLIIIVAGSMAGQWFGVMQKLGYAENFWLGHQGYEYVDLGRFWQIFLLVGLVLWLFLMTRAIWPAFKSQAEGRHLLGMFLISSVAIALFYAAGLMWGQHTNLAIAEYWRWWVVHLWVEGFFEVFATVVIAFLFVRMGLLQTKIATGTVLFSTIIFLFGGIIGTFHHLYFSGTPTSILALGATFSALEVVPLVLIGFEAYHNLTLSRATEWIKAYKWPIYCFIAVAFWNLVGAGIFGFVINPPIALYYMQGLNTTAVHGHAALFGVYGILGIGLMLFVLKSMAARRRWKNGVISFAFWSINIGLTLMIVISLLPIGLMQTWASVEYGLWYARSMEFMQTDTMETLRWLRVVGDTVFAGGVVALAWFILGLKTGWSLEEETDISQENYPSVHKDVMK from the coding sequence ATGAAATACAAAAAACTCTGGATCGGATTTATAGTCGTTATCATCGGCTCTTTCTCCGTGCTGGGCTACTTTGGCTCAGAAATCTACCGGCAGGCTCCGCCTATTCCGGATAAAGTGGTCAGTGCTTCGGGTAAAGTGCTCTTTACCGGCGAGGATATCCGAAACGGCCAGAATGTATGGCAATCCATTGGAGGCCAGGAACTGGGCTCGGTCTGGGGCCACGGCGCCTATGTAGCCCCCGACTGGACAGCTGACTGGCTGCACAAAGAGGCTATTTTTATGCTGGATGCCTGGGCAAAAGAAGCCAAAGGCACCACCTACGCCCGCCTGGATGCCGAAAACAGGGCCATGTTGCAGGCCCGTTTGCAAAAGCAGGTGCGCGCCAATACTTACAACAAGGCCACCGGCACGATCACTGTCTCCGATGCGCGGGCCGAAGCAGTGGCATCGGTTAGCCAGTTTTATGCGGGCCTGTTTACCAACAACCCCGAAATGGCCAAGTACCGCGATGCCTACGCCATTGCCGACAATGCCATCAAGGACCCGGAACGGATGCGCCAGATGAACGCTTTCTTTTTCTGGGCTACCTGGGCCTGCGTGACCGAACGGCCCGGCTCCGAAGTAACCTATACTAACAACTGGCCAGCCGAAGAGCTGGTTGGCAACCGCCCTAGCAGCGACCTGATCATCTGGACGGGCTTTAGCGTGATCATCCTGATCGGTGGTATCGGGTTACTGGCCTACTACTATGCCTCGCACAAGGACGAAGAGCTGGACATTGAACGACTGCCCAAGCAGGACCCTCTGCTGGGATTGCAGGCAACGCCCTCCATGCGGGCCACGCTCAAGTATTTCTGGGTAGTCACTGCCCTGATCCTGGTACAGATCGCCATGGGGATCGTAACGGCCCACTACGGCGTGGAAGGCCAGAAGCTTTACGGCATGCCGCTGTCAGAAATACTCCCCTACTCCGTAAGCCGCACCTGGCACGTGCAACTGGCTATCCTCTGGATCGCTACCTCGTGGCTGGCTACCGGCCTGTACATTGCACCGGCTGTTTCGGGGTATGAGCCTAAATTCCAGCGGCTGGGCGTAAACTTCCTCTTCATCTGCCTTATCATTATTGTAGCAGGCTCTATGGCTGGCCAGTGGTTTGGCGTGATGCAGAAACTGGGCTACGCCGAAAACTTCTGGCTGGGCCACCAAGGGTATGAGTATGTGGACCTGGGCCGTTTCTGGCAGATCTTCCTGCTGGTAGGGCTCGTATTGTGGCTGTTTTTGATGACGCGTGCCATCTGGCCTGCTTTCAAATCACAGGCTGAAGGCCGCCACCTACTGGGCATGTTCCTGATCTCGTCTGTAGCAATTGCGCTGTTTTATGCCGCCGGACTGATGTGGGGCCAGCATACCAACCTGGCCATTGCTGAGTACTGGCGCTGGTGGGTGGTGCACCTGTGGGTAGAAGGCTTCTTCGAAGTATTTGCCACCGTGGTGATCGCCTTCCTCTTTGTGCGCATGGGGCTGCTGCAAACTAAGATCGCGACTGGCACCGTGCTCTTCTCCACCATCATCTTCCTGTTTGGCGGCATTATCGGCACGTTTCACCACCTATACTTCAGCGGCACGCCCACCTCTATCCTGGCGTTGGGGGCCACCTTTAGCGCCCTGGAAGTAGTGCCGCTGGTGCTCATCGGGTTCGAAGCTTATCACAATCTGACGCTGAGTCGCGCTACCGAGTGGATCAAAGCTTACAAATGGCCTATCTACTGCTTTATTGCAGTGGCGTTCTGGAACCTGGTGGGCGCCGGTATCTTTGGCTTCGTGATCAACCCGCCAATCGCCTTATACTATATGCAAGGGCTCAATACCACAGCGGTGCACGGGCATGCGGCCCTGTTCGGGGTGTACGGTATACTGGGCATCGGCCTGATGCTGTTTGTGCTGAAAAGCATGGCTGCACGCCGTCGCTGGAAAAATGGGGTGATCAGCTTTGCCTTCTGGTCCATCAACATTGGCCTGACACTGATGATCGTGATCAGTTTGCTACCCATCGGCCTGATGCAGACCTGGGCAAGTGTGGAGTATGGCCTGTGGTATGCCCGCTCCATGGAGTTTATGCAAACCGACACCATGGAAACCCTGCGCTGGCTGCGCGTAGTTGGCGACACGGTATTTGCGGGTGGCGTAGTGGCGCTGGCCTGGTTTATACTTGGCCTGAAGACCGGCTGGTCTTTGGAAGAGGAAACCGATATTTCGCAGGAGAATTATCCCAGCGTGCATAAAGATGTAATGAAATAA
- a CDS encoding YoaK family protein codes for MFRHQGKVRTFKHNRKLAAALTFIAGMVNITGVLSLHTLTTNVTGHFAFFAEDVEKKQYGLALITLLYILAFLAGSFSSSFSTHFSLRRGYKNPHVVPMAVEIVLLLLAGLFGNFIPGSGGSGIALAALLLFSMGLQNALVTHVSKSVVRTTHLTGLFTDLGIELAQLCFRIAPEQRTKLVKSVRLRLVIITFFFLGCVLGGYIHRLLSMGTLVVAALLLLIALLYDSAKYNYYRLARKKHQV; via the coding sequence ATGTTTCGCCACCAGGGCAAAGTCCGCACGTTTAAGCATAACCGCAAGTTGGCTGCGGCGCTCACCTTTATTGCGGGCATGGTAAATATCACCGGGGTATTGTCGCTGCACACGCTTACTACCAACGTAACGGGGCATTTTGCCTTTTTTGCCGAAGACGTGGAAAAAAAGCAGTATGGCCTGGCCTTAATCACCTTGTTATACATACTGGCTTTTCTGGCCGGCTCCTTTTCTTCCAGCTTCAGTACTCATTTCTCCCTGCGCAGGGGGTATAAGAACCCGCATGTTGTACCGATGGCAGTCGAGATCGTGCTGTTACTGTTAGCTGGTCTGTTTGGCAATTTTATACCTGGCAGCGGCGGGAGCGGCATTGCGCTTGCCGCGCTGTTGCTCTTTTCGATGGGCCTGCAGAACGCGCTGGTGACGCATGTTTCCAAGTCGGTGGTGCGCACCACCCACCTGACCGGACTCTTCACCGACCTGGGCATTGAACTCGCGCAACTGTGCTTCCGCATTGCCCCCGAGCAGCGCACCAAGCTTGTGAAAAGCGTGCGGCTCCGGCTTGTTATCATCACCTTCTTTTTCCTGGGTTGCGTGCTGGGCGGCTACATCCACCGGCTGCTTAGTATGGGCACACTGGTGGTTGCGGCCTTGCTGCTGCTCATCGCCCTCCTCTACGATTCGGCAAAGTATAACTATTACCGCCTGGCCCGAAAAAAGCACCAGGTATAG
- the nirK gene encoding copper-containing nitrite reductase, with protein MKRSIVNRAVYLLGVAIYSAGILSSCTTQATEPANILTAGTSSTPKELPVVEAELTSPPMVPKPITRKTAAKVVVRLEVREVVKKLADGVDYTFWTFGGTVPGKFIRIRQNDEVEFHLMNHPDSKNPHNIDLHAVTGPGGGAASSFTPPGHETVFSFKALNSGLYVYHCATAPVGMHIANGMYGLILVEPEEGMAPVDKEFYVMQGDFYTKGAFGAPGLQPFDMQKAMDEKPTYVVFNGSVGALTGDNALKAKTGEKIRMFVGNGGPGMVSSFHLIGEIFDTVYPEGSFNTKTNVQTTLIPAGGAAIAEFKTDVPGNYVLVDHAIFRAFNKGALGMLKVEGPEDKSIYSGQILDKIYLPEGGTIQEMPTAKAPAAPKAESKEERITLGKAVFARNCQACHQAEGQGVKGAFPPLAKSDYLNADVHRAIGVVAHGLEGQIKVNGELYNSTMPKLQLSDEEVANVLTYVLNSWGNKGGVVTTEEVIKTKAISKE; from the coding sequence ATGAAACGGTCCATAGTAAACAGAGCAGTGTACTTGCTGGGTGTGGCCATCTACAGCGCCGGCATTCTCAGTTCCTGCACTACCCAAGCCACCGAGCCAGCCAATATATTGACAGCCGGCACCAGCAGCACCCCGAAAGAACTCCCGGTAGTGGAAGCAGAACTTACTTCGCCACCAATGGTGCCCAAACCTATCACGCGTAAGACGGCGGCCAAAGTAGTGGTGCGCCTGGAAGTACGGGAAGTTGTAAAAAAACTGGCGGATGGCGTGGATTATACTTTCTGGACCTTTGGCGGTACCGTGCCGGGTAAGTTTATCCGTATCCGCCAGAATGATGAAGTGGAGTTTCACCTCATGAACCACCCCGACAGCAAAAACCCCCACAACATAGACCTGCACGCCGTAACCGGACCGGGCGGTGGCGCTGCCTCTTCCTTTACCCCTCCGGGCCACGAGACAGTGTTCTCTTTTAAAGCGCTCAACTCCGGTTTGTATGTATATCACTGCGCTACTGCCCCGGTAGGGATGCACATTGCTAACGGCATGTATGGCCTGATACTGGTAGAGCCCGAAGAAGGCATGGCACCGGTTGACAAGGAGTTCTACGTGATGCAGGGCGACTTTTATACCAAGGGCGCTTTTGGAGCCCCGGGCCTACAGCCTTTCGATATGCAGAAAGCCATGGATGAAAAACCTACATACGTGGTGTTTAACGGATCCGTAGGCGCCCTGACCGGCGACAATGCGCTGAAAGCCAAAACAGGCGAAAAGATTCGCATGTTTGTGGGCAACGGCGGCCCGGGCATGGTTTCCTCTTTCCACCTGATCGGCGAGATCTTCGACACAGTATATCCGGAGGGTAGCTTCAACACAAAAACCAACGTGCAAACCACCCTCATACCTGCCGGGGGCGCTGCCATTGCCGAGTTCAAAACCGACGTACCCGGCAACTATGTACTTGTAGACCACGCCATTTTCCGGGCGTTTAACAAAGGTGCCTTGGGCATGCTGAAAGTAGAAGGCCCTGAGGACAAGTCTATCTACTCCGGCCAGATCCTGGACAAGATCTACCTGCCGGAAGGCGGCACCATCCAGGAAATGCCAACAGCCAAAGCGCCTGCCGCGCCGAAAGCAGAATCTAAAGAAGAGCGTATCACACTGGGTAAAGCTGTTTTTGCCCGCAACTGCCAGGCCTGCCACCAGGCCGAAGGACAAGGGGTGAAAGGCGCCTTCCCGCCGCTGGCAAAATCTGATTACCTGAATGCGGATGTGCACCGCGCGATCGGCGTAGTAGCGCATGGCCTGGAAGGACAGATAAAAGTGAATGGCGAGCTCTACAACAGCACCATGCCTAAACTGCAGTTGTCTGACGAGGAAGTGGCCAACGTGCTGACCTATGTGCTTAATAGCTGGGGCAACAAAGGCGGTGTAGTGACAACCGAAGAGGTGATCAAGACAAAAGCGATCAGTAAAGAATAA